The window CTACGCATGATCATGTGTTCAGATATGCGGACATAAAAAAATCATCCATGCCGTACATGGTCCAGTCCTTCGGCAATCAAGGCACGGACATGATCGTCGTCCAGACAGTAGAACACCACCTTTCCCTGCTTGCGGTAGCGCACAAGGCGGGCAGCGCGCAGCACACGCAACTGGTGGGACACGGCGGAAGGACTCATACCCAGCAGCGTGGCCAGGTCGCAGACGCAAAGTTCCCCGGGGAAAAGTGCGCGCAAAATACGAACCCGCGTCGGATCTCCCAAAATTTTAAAGAGTTCGGCAAGGCCGATGACTTCCTTTTCCGGGAGCATTTCGCGCTGCGCCGCTGCCACGGCCTGGGCGTGGACGCAATTGACGGTGCAGACATCGTTTGGTTTCTTCATGGCGACCTCTCGTATGAATACTTGCTCATCTGTGCTGACATTGTCAAGGGGGGGTTGCCTCACCGGGACGAAGCGGATATGGTTCGCCTTCGTGTTCAGCCACAGGGC of the Paucidesulfovibrio gracilis DSM 16080 genome contains:
- a CDS encoding ArsR/SmtB family transcription factor, producing MKKPNDVCTVNCVHAQAVAAAQREMLPEKEVIGLAELFKILGDPTRVRILRALFPGELCVCDLATLLGMSPSAVSHQLRVLRAARLVRYRKQGKVVFYCLDDDHVRALIAEGLDHVRHG